The following is a genomic window from Trueperaceae bacterium.
GGCGGACACCGGCGCGTTCAGGCGCACGACCGGTGCGCCGTCCTCGCGGCCGGCGTTCAGGTCGTCGGCGAGGGCGTACGGCAGCCGCTGCATGCCGCCGCGCAGGGTCCAGGTGGTCTTCCCGACCCGCTTGCGTTCCTTCGCGCCGGCGATCGCCGCGACGACGAGGGAGCGGTGGTCGCGCTCCATCGTCTTCATGACGGGGAAGGCGGCGTCCACCGACAGGCGGCGGACGTCCCCGCCGTACACCCCCCGCACCATGGTGCCGAGCAGGACGTCGGCCGCCTCCGGCCCGATGTGCCGAGCGGCGTACGCGAACACCGACTCCTCGTCCGGCACGCGCCGCGCCACGAACGGCTCGAGCGCGATGCGGAGGCGTCCCGCGAGGCTCATCGGCGTGAACGACAGCAGCGTGCCCGGTCCGCTCGGGAGTTCGTGCAGCCGCCCCCCGTGCAGGATGAAGCGTTTCGCGGCGGCCTTCGACGCCTCGATGCGTTCGTTCTCAAGCCCCAATCGCGCGAGGAGGTCGGCGGTGGGGCCGGCCCCCGTCCGGAAGGCGTTCGCCGCCCAATCGAAACGCACGCCGTCCGCCTCGACGGTGCGGAGTTGGCCCCCCGGCTGGTCGGAGGCCTCGAGGACCGCCAGGTCCAGCGGGACGCCCGCCGCCTCGGCGTGCCGGCGGACGGCGTGCGCGGCGGCGAGGCCGGCGAGGCCGGCCCCGACGACGCGCACGCGGTAGGGGGCGGTCACTGCCCGCTCCCGTACAGCTTGCTTTCCTTCGACGGCGTCACCGCCGTCCGGGCGTACGGCGCGACGGGGTTGAGGATGTTGCGGCACTGCGGGTTGACGCAGCCGGGGCACCGCAGCCCGTAGTTCGGGCTCGCCGCCTGGCCCGACGCGAGGTGGTCCGCGACGAGGTCGGCGATCGCGTCCTGGAACGACGGCAGGCCGTTCAGGGCGGGCGCCCGCCGGTACTCCTCGATGCCGACCTCGTGCGCCAGCTCGCCGTACTCGATGTCGAGCTCGTGCAGCGTCTCGATGTGGTCGCTCGTGAAGGCGATGGGGACCACCAGGACGCGCTTGCGTTTCTTGCTGCCGAGGTTCTCGATGACCTTCTCGGTGCTGGGCCCCAACCAGCGGACCGGCCCGACCTCCGACTGGTAGCTGATCAGGTACTCGTTGCGGTACCCGAGGCGGCTCATGACCTCGTGCACGCTCGCGCCGACCTCCGCAGGGTAGGCGTCGCCGCGATCGACGATCGACAACGGCAGCGAGTGCGCGCTGAACACCAGGACGACGTCCTTGCGGTCGGTGGCGTCGAACCGTTCGAGGCCTTCGCGGACGGTGTGCGTCATCGATTCGATGAAGCCGTCGTGCGTCGGCCAGCGGTCGATGACGCTCCACGTGAAGCGGTCGGACAGCCCCGTGCGGCGGGCGGCGCGCCAGAGCTCGTTCATGCTGGAGCCGGTCGTCGCGCAACTGAACTGCGGGTACTGCGTGAAGGCGACCGCCCGCTCCACGCCGTCCTCCGCCATCGCGCGCAGCGCGTCGTCGCTGGTGGGGTCGATGTAGCGAAACGCGACGTAGAACTTGTGCGGCGCGGTCTCCGGCGACATCGCGTCGAGGCGTTCCACCAGCCCGCGGCCCTGCTCCTCGGTCCAGTGCAGGATGGGGCTACCGCCCCCGATGTCCTCGTAGTTCT
Proteins encoded in this region:
- the hemG gene encoding protoporphyrinogen oxidase; translated protein: MTAPYRVRVVGAGLAGLAAAHAVRRHAEAAGVPLDLAVLEASDQPGGQLRTVEADGVRFDWAANAFRTGAGPTADLLARLGLENERIEASKAAAKRFILHGGRLHELPSGPGTLLSFTPMSLAGRLRIALEPFVARRVPDEESVFAYAARHIGPEAADVLLGTMVRGVYGGDVRRLSVDAAFPVMKTMERDHRSLVVAAIAGAKERKRVGKTTWTLRGGMQRLPYALADDLNAGREDGAPVVRLNAPVSALARRADGGYVLTTPHGRDEDADAVVLAVGPQVARTLVADAAPDLAASLDAIPTGHLAVATFVFDDAAFDRTPEGYGFLVAPSEPVDVLGALFESNLFEGRAPDGTTVIRVIMGGAGREDVLAKDDAALRATALGVLDQALGVRDAPRRAWTWRQPYAIPQYELGHHDRVAAIEGHLAALPGVQVAGNAYRGVAVGALVEDAELVAERTLAHATARGAAGPAPAAGAAAGVAA
- the hemH gene encoding ferrochelatase, with product MSESPKAPTGIVMMNLGGPKTLDDVNPFLKALFADREIIQLPFQDRLGPFIANRRTKSVQKNYEDIGGGSPILHWTEEQGRGLVERLDAMSPETAPHKFYVAFRYIDPTSDDALRAMAEDGVERAVAFTQYPQFSCATTGSSMNELWRAARRTGLSDRFTWSVIDRWPTHDGFIESMTHTVREGLERFDATDRKDVVLVFSAHSLPLSIVDRGDAYPAEVGASVHEVMSRLGYRNEYLISYQSEVGPVRWLGPSTEKVIENLGSKKRKRVLVVPIAFTSDHIETLHELDIEYGELAHEVGIEEYRRAPALNGLPSFQDAIADLVADHLASGQAASPNYGLRCPGCVNPQCRNILNPVAPYARTAVTPSKESKLYGSGQ